CCTCTCCTTGCTGCCCGCTTCTCTGCTCAAACACAAAAGCGCACATCTGTATTCCCATTGGAAAATAGAATGAGATTTGCCCTGAGAAGCACTTAGGGATGCTGGTGAATGcgaagctgaacatgagccagcaatgtgagcTCGTAGCCTGGGAAGCCAACcggatcctgggctgcatcaaaagaagtgtgatcagcaggttgagggaggtgattctgcccctctatacTCTGCTCTTCAGAGATCTCAAagtactgtgttcaattctggagttctcagcagaaggacatggagctgttagagcaagtccagagaatgccacaaagatcacagaatcactaggttgcaaaagacccactggatatttgagtccaaccattcctatcaatcactaaaccatgtccctcagcacctcatccacccatcctttaaatacctccagggaaggtggctcaaccacctcccttggcagcctctgccagtgctcaatgaccctttctgtgaaatattttttcctgatgtcaagcctgatgctctcctggtggagcttcaggtcattccctgttgtcctgtcccctgtcacttgggagaagaggccagctccctcctctccacaacctcctttcaggtagttgcagagagcaataaggtctcccctagctgctgatcagagggctggagcatctcctctacaaggacaagctgagagagttggggttgttcagcctggagaagagaaggctctggggaaaccttatagcagccttccagtactgaaagggtaTGGGGGGGatgctacaggaaagctaggtaGGgtctctttatcaaggagtgcagggaggggacaaTTGGGAATGGTTTGAAACTGAAAGTaggtagattcagactagatactcagaagaaattttttcctgtgagagtggtgaggcagtggcacaggtcacccagagaaatcatggctgacccatcactggaggtgttcaaggccaggctggatgggactttgagcaacctggtctagtgggacgtgtctctgcctatggcacaggggttggaactggatgatctttaaggtcctttccaacccaaaccgttccgaCTCCCTGATCTACAAGGCAGGTGCGCTGCAACATAGTTGTGGTTCAATCCAGCATGACTTCCTGCTGTGCCCTACCAGAAACCTGTACAGAAGAAGTGTGTTACAAACTCCACCTGCCCTCTACAGCTTTGCAGACAGAGTTTTCCCTTTGTGTTAAGGGAAATATCGTGTATTTTGCCAACCAAAACAATCTGAATTTATAGTTCAGGACCAAGCCATAATCCAGTACCAAATCTCAGCAAACATGTATGAGACAGAGACCTTACGCTTTTACATCACGTGCAAGGGCTCAGGCTACTTTGATGCGAGACGTTCACCTGCTGCAAGCTGCAACCCTGTGTTCTGGATGAATAGAGGGTTTCACCAGGAAGAGCTGTCACACCCACGCACGTCTGATGTAAGGAAGAGAGCAAGCCACATAGGTGCCAACGTCTGTAGCTATAAGTTATTTATTCTGCAAAATAGAGGTATCTTCTATGGAGTCGAACACTGAAATCACAGCATTATGAATTGAGTTGTGGAAACATTATGAcagcgcacacacacacacaggcacacacaggcacacacaggtACACctacacacgcacacacacgcaGCCTTTGTACAGGCCTCCAAATCTTGCATTATCCAGATGGAGCCCTCTCCACATCTTTATTTGTGAAAACCTGCAGTGAGGGTTGCATTCAAGGCCCCCTCCCCTATTCACAGGGCTTCCAAGAGAACGAGGTTGGTCAGGATTGGGTGCATGGCACAGGTAATACATGGCAACACGCGTGGAGAGAGCGCTGCACACACTCACCAGCCCTGTGTTCATCACATCCTGATAAGGAATTAACTCTCAGCAGAACACAGCCCTTGGTGGAGTGTTCTCATTCTTGCCTCAGCCTTTGCTCACACAGCTGATGTCTAGGTGAGGCACATTTTCACATTAGGACACAGTCAGTGCTCCCTGCTCGCCATGGTCCATGTTCCAAAGCCGGTAAAACTCTGCAAAATCCACGTAGGGCTCCACACGCCCATCTTCATCTGGCTGGAGCGAGTGGGTGGGTCGGGAGCGGAAGAGACCCCCATCTGAACTTGAGCTGCTACTCTGCGTGTGAGTATTCGTTGACTGGAGCGTCACAGTTGGGCTTTGGCTAtggagggaaaaagagagagggaacaCAGGCacctttatttttccccatgtaATTCTTTGgacaagaaaagcagcagcagaagtgcCAGCTTCTTCACAGATCAAGCTATCCTTAGCAAATAGGTAAAAAGTTGTGGTCTCTTGCTCTATGAGAGCACTGGAAATGTTGACAACTGCTTGGAACCAATGAATGCCAAAGATATCTGATTCACATTTAACTGTAAAGCCTTAAGTACAACCACGTGTCTGAGACATAGAGGggaggaagcaggaaaaaaggaaaagaaaaaataataatactagTAATAGTAACAATAAAGAGAGGCATGCATTCTGCTGGCCTCCTCATACCCATGCAGTACAAGCTTTATGGGAAGAGCCTGGCAGAAAGGAAGACTATTCTTGTGTGATCTGTACTGTTGCTCCAGTGCATCAGCCTCATTGTATCTGGAGCTTCCAGAACACAATAACCACAGAGCTTTGCCACTTTGCAGCATGTACACACGTCACCCTGCACCAAGGGCTGAACCTAAACCAGAGCCACTAACTAGTACGACCCTGCAAAGCGGATCCAAATAGGATCAAGTTCTAACCTTTAGCCTTTTCTTCTGTCCTGGACTCTGCCTCTAAGTAAGCCAATTTGTGCAGTGCAGCCTCTCTAGCCAACCACACAGATGTGGCCTGTGTAGCCCCTCTTCCTTATTAAAACAAAGGGCACCCACACTCCCTCCATGCACACCATCCAACACACTTGGCACCCAAAATCCAAACAGAAGGGCTGCTGGCTGCCAGAGTGCCCTCCGCAAAGAGCAGCAGATGCCGCTCCCAAGGCATGTTCCCAGAGCTGGTTCAGAACTGCTCGCTTTACTCATTCCCCAGTACTCACACAATCGTTTTCCAGCTAACACCTTACACTGGCTGTCAATACTGCAGCCAGGAGGGCCTCGCTCCAGATAAGGGAACGATTGACAGGTAACTGACAGCTGTCTCTGCTTTTCAGCCAATTTATGTAGCACAATGTGCAGGGAAAACCTGTGTGTGTCAAGAGATCAAAACATTTACTTGGTGAGGGTGGGGGTGGCTTCATCCAGAGTTGAGCTGCTGTGGGCACCGTTGACCATCTGGCCTTGGGAAGGCATGACAAGGGACAGCGTGACACTCGTTTTGCTGGTACTTTGGGAACTGGAATATGGGACAGAGACTGGGTAGACACGGCCTCCTgagaagggagaaaacagaGTTATAAAATGCAGCTGAGACATTAGTGACTGGAGGGGCACAGCATGAAAGAAAGGACAAAGGAAGGGCCAAAGAATCTAAGAATTTATATCAAACTGTGTTTCTTAGATGCTACACTCTGTTCTGTCAAACTGTCAAAGACTCTGCACCTCAGAAGCCAATAATCCCTTTAATAAGAACATTTCTTCTACCTCGAGTATCTCCTCTCCTGATGTTAGGTCAGTGCTGGATCGATTGAGAGATCTTATCTTCCACCCtccattttgtttcattatctCCCCCCAACATACCTTGCGTGGGGGTCAGCGTGGGCTGGCTCATCTCGCCCAGGGGGTACCCAAAATTCCTCACAAGCAGTGTCATGTCTTCATGCCGGGGACAGAACTTGGACCGTTCCCCACCACTGGCAAAAGTGTCGCAGTGGATCCGCTTAACCCTGTCCACTACTGCTTGTGCCACAGCATCCAGTGACGTCTGCTTGGCAAACTCCGTGGCTATCATGGCTGCAATTTCCTGAGccgagaagggaaagaaagaaaaagaacaaggatGTTCAGGAGAATTTGGAGGAAACCTTTTCCAAGCATCCAATCTCACAGTTTTTACAGCAACTCATCTGACTACAGTGCCTGCCACTCTCGGATGCCAATACGTGCCCCTGtgccttcatagaatcataggatggtttgggttggaggggaccttaaagatcttccagttccaaccccccactttggttgctcaaagacccatccaacctggccttgaacacctccagggatggagcagccacaacttctctggacaacctgttccagtgcctcaccaccctcacaggaaaaaaactcttcCTAATTATAATCtaaatctccactctttcagcttcaaaccattccccctcgccCTACCcgtgcactccctgataaagagcccctcctcagctttcctgtaggcccctttaatactggaaggctgctataaggtcctcctggagccttctcttctctaggttaaacaaccacagctctctcagccttgaTTCACCCCGCTCCCTTTTAATGAGCTACTCCTAAGGCGCAGGCAACTGCCTAAAAGAACTGGCTTGGCAAAGCATATCCCATATTATTACAGATTGGAACGAGGTGGCGCAGGCATTCAACCTGGCCAGCACTCACAggtcagaggaggaggaaaatctgcatgggagcagccgaCACTGCTGAAGTAGGTCAAGAGCCAAGGGAAGGTTTCCCCTGTGAGCAGGCTCACCTGGTTGGCCTGCCCAGGCCCATGAGCTGCCTCCAGTGCTTTGTAGAGGCCTTCAGACATAAGCACCAAGAAGCCGGTCACTCCATCCAGCGAGTGCCCTCCATGGATTTCAGGCTCTGCTATGATGGGCTTAGATTTAGCAGCACTGGAAAGAGATGGTATTATTTAGTATTTAATAGTGCCGTAGTGGGTGAGAATGGAGGGTCATGAAGAAACAAAGGGCTTGAAACCACAAAGTTGAGTTTTTCTGACCTGAGCAATTCAATATCAGTGTAGCCGTATTTGACTTTGTAATCTCCAATGCGCCGAGTGCTTTCCTGCCCACGGATAGTTCccacttgttttattttcccagcaTCCAAGCCTGCCAGAATGAAAACCAAAGAAGTTTAACTGACTTTCGGAAACCTGCAGGACTTCCTCTGATTACAGTGTcaggaatgagaaaagaaatatccACAACTAAAGAGAATTGTAAGACAAAATGAGATGCCAAAGAATTATAATTCTTTGTTGGGCTCCTTATAAGGAGCCaacaagaaggaaaggaagagcaaTTTGCTCTGTTCCAAAGAACGCGCCACCTTACTAATTGTAATCTGGGACGGaaagagaaggacagagatgcaCACAGCCTGACATTCGCACTCTGCAATGGTTGGCCTCAAGACAAAGCCCACATCCTGGTCCAAAGCCACCAGTGGCAGCTGGCCTGTGCACACAGGCATTCGCTGAAAAGGCAGGAGAACATCTGCGCCTGTCAGCTCTGGACTGTGTGATGGgagagggcagcagggatgggggaaaaaaagtacgTGAAggattctgctttttcttccacttaTAATTGATCCCTGCTCCCAAGCTCCACATCATGATACCACTAAAATGCTAGGATGCagaggggggaaaggagagTTATCTACAAGAGGCACTGAATTTGCTCAAGTGGCTCAAACCAGTGTTGGCTATTCCTAAAATAAGGACAATGACCAAACAAGAATTTGTCcccttaattttatttaattaatctCCACTTCAACATCCAACTCAAATCTGGCAAGGGTTAGGAAGGAATCCCATCTTGAAGAAGGTCCTAAGAGGAACCACCTGGAAGCAGATATGATTTCAggcagggctctgagcagcagAGTCACTTACCTGGACTGTTCTGCCaatcccccctcctccccgcttCTGCTTATACCTACAGCTAACAGgcagaaaatgttcttttgagATTTTATCTAGGGATGACTGTCCTCAGCACAAGGTGAAGGCAGGGGTCCAAATGAAACTCTCCCTCTGAGTCAAGCCCAGCCTCACCGCACAGATGGCTCCACACCTACCCCAGCAGTAAGACACAACTCTGCCATCTGCTGCAGACCAAAGCTGACTCATCAACACGGCCTGGCTCATTTGCCAGCTCCCGGCAGGGGGATACACGCTATCAGCAGACACAAACACAGGGAGGCTCGCAGCACGCCACAGAGGTTACGTCTAAACCACAGCAACTCTCCTGGAGCACTGAACAAGCTGCAATGTGCTGGGTGAAGAGCCTGAAGGCCAAAgacctctccccttccctcaaGGGATGCAGGCACCATCATAACAAATGCTACCCCCACTACTTTTTACCACTATGCATGGATCTAGGCCTACAACTACCTCCTCTGGGCCCAAAACAGCCCGTGCACACAAGCTTGTTCCGCAGCCTCTCTCTTCTGCTGGGAAAACCAGCAGGAGACCCACTGCTGCGCCAGGTTCAGAAGGTCAAGTACTTCTAGCAGATCCCTGTTGTGCTATGGACTGTGGGTAAATTCTGCATAGTATTTTTGGCAGTAGAAAGGCAGTCAAAGGGTCTCTTTCCCTGGATTCCCGTATTCAGTCTTCTCTTTCATAGCATACACCACTACTGCAGGAGTAAAAGTAAAagaggaaatggaagagaaatggaaCCAAACAAGACCCAGCAGCAGTAAATTATATTGACAGCCTCACCACATAAGGATATGCCCACTAGGCAAACCTCATGAAGAATGTCAAGTTAGAGCTACCTAAACAAAAGTACAGAACATCAGTATCTCAACAAAAAGAACTGGGTGCTAGCAATCACACAAGTGGCCTGGGCTAGTTCtagacaaagaaggaaaacacatcAAACTGTAGAGGAAAAGGGAGATTGCCTAAAGCAAAATGTCAGCATTAGAGTTCAATTGTTACTGATGTGAAAGCAGTAATGCCAGTGCTTAGTCTAGCTCCATCTGAAGCACACCTGCTTTTTTTGCAGCAGCTTGTACAAAGGCACATTAAAAGACACCATCCCGAGGGTGCGGCATCACATAGAACTTAACCCAGCATAACTGTGGTTTGCCTCCAAAGGAACAGTTATATACCGCCCATCCCATTTCTGCCCTCAGGCTGTGTAGTTCTACTGTGTGTTTCCACTCCCGTCTTCCTATGGATTCAAGCAATCACACAGCTGGAGGGCAAATCAATGTCAGTTTGGCAGCTGGACACAAAACTAATTCTCAgacttgtaaaaaaaaagagacagtttTCTGCTGGTTCAGTGAACTGAACTTACTCACTCTGTAGGCTCACAATGGCAAGATACGCAGAAAAAGAAGGCACTGAACTTGTAATTTGAAACCACAGAAAGCTTCTTTTTGTAGTTATTTATTGTTTCCTGTGGTTTGAGTCATTCCTGGTGCTCCAGATAAACAGAGGCATATGATGTTGTCGGATAAGAACATGAAACCCACTCACCTAGCTGGGAGAAGCGAAAAAGTTCATCCTCGTTCTCTGTTGTGTGGTCCACGTTGAGCTGAGTCACCTGCAGCCCATCCACCGTGGACTTGCATAACAGTGCCCGGTTGGTACCTGCAGTGGGAGCAGTGAGATGAGGCACCAGATAGCTCTGCCATTTAAGAGGGAGAACATATCAAAACGGAAAAAGAACAGGAGAGGggaataaagacagaaaagaagagaaaggctCATGTACTGTCTCATTATGATATCCACAAAGTAGTCTTGCTAGCAGCATAGAAGTTCTACTAGGCAGCTTTTCATCCAGGCCTGAGCTAGTATCTCACAAGAAAGTTCTCCACTTCTCAGTGAACCTGCACTCCTGTCTCTCGACCCATTTTCCCTCTATTCTTTAATCACACACATTGCATCAGCCAGCATCTGCAGAGATAAAGAGCCAGGCTGATTCAAGTAAAGAGTGTATCACTCCTTGGCTACAGACCAAGGAAAATGTCCCCAATATTCAAATTTCTATGACTTCCTAGAACCACAGCAATCCTCAGAAACACCTAGACTGAGGTgctgacaaaaaaataactCACCCACGTTGGCGATATAGAGCTTGTTGTTGAGAACAACAGCCACAATAGCCATGGCTCCTCCAGAGATTTCCTGTTCTACAGCCTTCAATCTCTCCACAACCTTTGAGTACTGAGGTGGCAATTGGTGGTGAGGGACACCCTGGAATCCAAAATGAGGGAGAAGCTTAAATGCATACAGCCCACAACACAGAAACCACAGGTGGAACCAAGATTCTGTAGGGAGGGGACTTGTCTTGGTATGTCTTAGCCTCATGCCAAGATTATGCAAGATGTACTATTATTCGTTCAATCCTAACAAATGACACAGCACCAATAAGGTCCTGGAAACAACAGTTCAGTTCACCTGAAGGACAAAATCCACACCCTCTCAGATACCATGGAAATTTGAAGCCTTGCCTCTCATTTGCTTCATATGGCTTTGTCCTGAAAAAGCCACACATACAGATTGAAATCCTCTCCATATGTTCAGTTTCTTAACAAGACAACCATTTACGGGTCTAAGCAGTACGAGTATGAACAGCGGGAACTCTGGGAAACAGACCAAGATGCATGCTTCACTTCACACAATCTCCCAGAAAAGAAccacacagaaataattttcaaccACAGGACCAGACCAACATGCCCAAACCACATGGAGCAATCTGGAAGGTATGACCTCTAGCAATCTCTGTTCTTAAGGCTGCATTACCTCTGGTAGCTGGGACTGCAGGCTGGCCTTCTCTGCCAAGGCATCGTCAATGGACTCCAGGAAACTTCTTTCTACCACATCAAAAGCCTAAAATaggacataaaaagaaaataagctctTATCCAATACCTATAGAGCTTTGAGGTTACCCATCCACACCTCCCCCGAACTGGCTCATAGCTGTTGACAACAGATCACTGCATCACATTGAAACACGATTATTTTACCACAACTAGTTAATAGCTTGTAAAAACAACCTTCAACTACTCAAAACAGGAgacaaaaccataaaaattaCACTCAGAGCAATGTCGGAGACCTATCTGATTTTGTGTGTTGATTGAAAGGACTTGTCTATCACTCAAGAAAGCACACTCACAAATCCATCTCCCCGCACGCTAACTTCCCCCTTTCACTCACTGTCATCCTCCCAGGCTGACTTGTTCCTACATGTCCACTGAAGACCAGCTGCAGCTTTCTGGAGAGCTCTCAGCACTGTGCTGACAGAGCCAGGGGGACAGATGGATATGAGGCGGGAGTGAAACAAAGCTCTACAGCTGCTAAGGATGAGTGCAATTCCAACCATCAGGAGACATTTCCAAGCCTCTCCGAAACCAGATGCTGCCCCCCTGGTGGCAAAAAGAGGAGGTGGGTAGTGTGAGAAGCAGGAGCCGTTCTCAGCCAAAGCTTCTTTACCTGCAGCAGAACTCGACGCACATCAGCATCGCTGTGATCTGCATGTAGCTGGCCCAGCAGCAATTCTGCAGAGAGCCTCTGACCCACAAAGTTAGTGACTCGATTGCCATCATAGCCATTGAAGACACCATAGAGGTAGCAGTTGTTCTCACTCCTGTTAAAGGGGGCAGAAGCAAAGAGGTCACagatgtctgtgatgtctgatGTTACCTACCTAACAAGTTCCTCCAGACACCTCCTGCACGCTCACGCCCCACCCTCTTGTTCTGAATCCTGCGTGACAAATTAAACACCGCTTCTACACGCACTTGCGTCTGCAGGAGTCTGTCTCCTAAGTGCAACCCACTTACCTGAATTTTAACCAGTTATCTTCCAAGGGGTGACCCTCTGTCCCCTTGCCATCCGCACTGTAGGAACGGTTAGGAGCCGAGCCCACACCAGAGAGATGGCAGGATGGCAAGTCATCTGtccagctgggctgctgctcctgagagacagaaagaggaaagagaccACGATCAACCCCAAGCGGCCTGAAGTATGGATCTTGGTCCAGTACAGGTTACAGGTCCATCTCCAACCCTTCTCTCTTTGCTAACAGATTTAGAAGCCAATGCCAATCTCATTCCTAAGAATGCCTGtacaaataaattcctttttggACCAAGTGTTTGGCATcgttttgctttcatttagcCTGGTGGGTACTGAACCCATAAATTTTACAGGATGACCCAAGGTCTTACCATGGTGAGCCCTGGATTGTCCATGCAAGGTCACAACACACACCACCCCAACCAATTACTTCATATTCCCTGCTGCAGAACTGGATCGCTCGCcacttcctttccctctgcagctGAGCTCTGGCTGCACCTCCAACTCTtgctaacaataaaaaaagagctgaaatggaacagatcctcctagcagacatgctaaagcacatggaggatggggaggtgactaatggcagccagcacagctttaccaggggcaagtcctgtatgaccaacttagtagctttctatgatggggtaaccacagcagtgaaCACAGGTAAACAcactgatggatgtgatctatctggacttctgtaaagcctttgacactgtcctcCACAATATCCTGCTCTCTCAATTGTTAAGATATgtatttgatgggtggatggttcagtgaataagaaactggttggatagTTGTATTCAGAGTAGTGGGCAATGGCTCAAAGCCCCCCttaggggtctgtactgggaccagtgctgtttaatatcttcatctatggtattgacagcgagattgagtgcaccctcagcaagtttgcaggtgacaccaagctgagtggtgcagttgccacaccggaaggacaggagggacctggagaggccaggagggacctggagaggcCAGAGAACgggtctgtgagaacctcatgaggttcaacaaggccaagtgcacaGTCCTACACctaggtcagggcaatccctgatttcaatacaggataggGGATGACATGATCtaaagctgccctgcagagaaggacttgtgggtgctggtggatgagaagcttgacatgagccggctaTGTGCACTCACaccccagaaggccaaccgtaagTATCCTgcgctgcatcaaaagaagcgtggccagcaggtcaagggaggtgattctgcccctctgttcctctcttgtgagacctcatctggagtattgcgtccatttctggaatcctcaacataagaaggatatggagctgttggaacaggtccagaggagggctacaaagatgatcagaaaactggagcacctcccatactagtacaggctgagggagttggggttgttcagcctggagaagagaaggctcagaggagatcttatagcgaccttccattacctgaaaggggctacaagaaagctggagagggactgtttacaaaggcttgcagtgataggactaggggcaatgggtataaactggagagtggcagatttagactagatataaggaagaatttcttcccgatgaaagtggtgaggcactggcacagattacCAAAAAATTTTGTGCATGCCCTAtctttggaggtgttcaaggccaggttggatgggggcttGTTCAgcatgatctagtgggaggatctagtccctgcccacggcaggggggttggaactggatgatctttaaggtcccttccaacccaaactattctaaatTGCACCAGAGTTTTACAACTGATACAGCACAGCACTACCTGTTCATTCAGTGGATCGAACCCTCACACACCCgtgggatggagcagg
This genomic window from Phaenicophaeus curvirostris isolate KB17595 chromosome 1, BPBGC_Pcur_1.0, whole genome shotgun sequence contains:
- the TAB1 gene encoding TGF-beta-activated kinase 1 and MAP3K7-binding protein 1 — its product is MAAQRRSLLQSEQQPSWTDDLPSCHLSGVGSAPNRSYSADGKGTEGHPLEDNWLKFRSENNCYLYGVFNGYDGNRVTNFVGQRLSAELLLGQLHADHSDADVRRVLLQAFDVVERSFLESIDDALAEKASLQSQLPEGVPHHQLPPQYSKVVERLKAVEQEISGGAMAIVAVVLNNKLYIANVGTNRALLCKSTVDGLQVTQLNVDHTTENEDELFRFSQLGLDAGKIKQVGTIRGQESTRRIGDYKVKYGYTDIELLSAAKSKPIIAEPEIHGGHSLDGVTGFLVLMSEGLYKALEAAHGPGQANQEIAAMIATEFAKQTSLDAVAQAVVDRVKRIHCDTFASGGERSKFCPRHEDMTLLVRNFGYPLGEMSQPTLTPTQGGRVYPVSVPYSSSQSTSKTSVTLSLVMPSQGQMVNGAHSSSTLDEATPTLTNQSPTVTLQSTNTHTQSSSSSSDGGLFRSRPTHSLQPDEDGRVEPYVDFAEFYRLWNMDHGEQGALTVS